In the Alligator mississippiensis isolate rAllMis1 chromosome 7, rAllMis1, whole genome shotgun sequence genome, one interval contains:
- the LOC132251843 gene encoding olfactory receptor 6F1-like, translating to MEKTNHTSVTEFIFLGFGSPQKIKILLFMLFLSIYMLSLLGNFLIIGIVLMDPLLQTPMYILLGNLSFLEIWYTSVTVPKLLGNFLSRSITITVSSCVTQYYFFFSLGATECFLLAVMAYDRYLAICNPLRYATIMSPKLCLHLSASSWVCGFLSPLLPTILISQLSFCGPQKINHFFCDSDPIFKLSCSDTFVQEAVGYTCSSVVILSSFLLTMSSYVNIVATIIKLSSAKARKKTFSTCASHLTVVTIYYGTIIFTYVRPPAKYNFDLGKVVSVFYCVITPLLNPLIYTLRNNDVKTAIRKTLLRRRSITWKNNHDTDGVVK from the coding sequence ATGGAGAAAACAAACCATACTTCAGTGACAGAATTCATCTTCCTGGGATTTGGCAGCCCCCAGAAAATCAAGATCCTTCTCTTCATGCTTTTCTTGTCCATCTACATGCTGTCACTCTTGGGGAATTTCCTCATTATTGGCATTGTCCTGATGGATCCCCTCCTTCAGACCCCCATGTATATCCTCCTGGGGAACCTCTCATTCCTGGAGATTTGGTACACATCAGTCACTGTGCCCAAGCTGCTGGGCAACTTTTTGTCCAGAAGTATCACCATCACCGTAAGCAGCTGTGTGACTCAGTATTACTTCTTCTTCTCCCTAGGAGCAACTGAATGCTTCCTCCTTGCTgtcatggcttatgaccgctACTTGGCCATCTGCAACCCACTGCGTTATGCCACCATCATGAGCCCCAAATTGTGCCTCCATCTTTCTGCCAGCTCTTGGGTTTGTGGCTTCCTTTCCCCGCTCCTTCCCACAATCCTAATCTCCCAGCTATCATTTTGTGGCCCTCAGAAAAtcaaccatttcttttgtgactcgGACCCAATCTTCAAGTTGTCCTGTTCTGACACGTTTGTGCAGGAAGCTGTCGGGTATACTTGCAGCTCTGTGGTCATCTTGAGTTCTTTCCTGCTTACTATGTCATCCTATGTTAACATTGTGGCCACTATTATAAAGCTGTCGTCTGCAAAAGCTCGGAAAAAAACTTTCTCCACTTGTGCCTCTCATCTCACAGTGGTAACCATCTATTATGGGACAATTATATTCACTTATGTCAGACCCCCGGCCAAATATAATTTTGACTTGGGCAAAGTGGTGTCTGTCTTCTATTGTGTCATTACCCCACTACTAAACCCTTTGATCTATACTCTAAGGAATAACGATGTGAAAACAGCAATAAGGAAAACTTTGCTGAGGAGGAGATCAATCACATGGAAAAACAACCACGATACTGATGGTGTTgtaaaatag